A single region of the Magnetococcales bacterium genome encodes:
- a CDS encoding ABC transporter ATP-binding protein — translation MIEIQGLTRTFGNLKALDNIAFQVQHGEVVGFLGPNGAGKTTTMRILAGLLAPTEGTIRVAGFDVIEEPEKARAKIGFLPETPPIYEEMTVREYLLFLAGLRGVSRDRLPAAVDAAMNRCGLANVADRLLRNLSKGYRQRAGIAQAIVHNPRVVILDEPTAGLDPNQVREIRSLIRELASEHSILLSTHILPEVQMICSRVILIHGGRIVLEDSLAGLAQRTAHTKGEILLQWRNPPDAATLSALPGVEACRQEGDGWVIVPRTDADPVPELLRRSVENGWDLRKLMPVSHSLEEIFVQLTTTEGDTAPVKEGA, via the coding sequence ATGATCGAAATTCAGGGGTTGACCCGAACCTTCGGGAATCTCAAAGCCCTGGACAATATCGCCTTCCAGGTGCAACACGGTGAGGTGGTGGGCTTTCTCGGTCCCAACGGCGCCGGCAAAACCACCACCATGCGTATCCTCGCCGGCCTGCTCGCCCCCACCGAAGGCACCATTCGCGTGGCCGGATTCGATGTCATCGAAGAACCCGAAAAGGCTCGCGCCAAAATCGGCTTCCTTCCGGAGACCCCTCCCATCTACGAAGAGATGACCGTTCGGGAGTATCTGCTCTTTTTGGCCGGATTGCGAGGCGTGAGCCGAGATCGGTTGCCCGCCGCCGTCGACGCCGCCATGAACCGCTGCGGTCTGGCCAACGTCGCCGACCGACTGTTGCGCAACCTCTCCAAAGGCTATCGGCAGCGGGCCGGCATCGCCCAGGCCATCGTCCACAATCCCCGGGTGGTCATCCTCGACGAACCCACCGCCGGCCTCGATCCCAATCAGGTGCGGGAAATCCGCTCCCTCATCCGGGAGTTGGCTTCGGAACACTCCATTCTGCTCTCCACCCACATCCTGCCGGAAGTGCAGATGATCTGCTCCCGGGTCATTCTGATCCACGGCGGACGCATCGTTCTGGAGGATTCCCTGGCGGGTCTGGCGCAACGCACCGCCCACACCAAGGGGGAGATCCTCCTGCAATGGCGTAACCCCCCCGATGCGGCCACCCTCTCCGCCCTGCCCGGCGTCGAAGCCTGCCGACAGGAAGGTGATGGCTGGGTGATCGTACCTCGAACCGACGCCGATCCGGTTCCCGAACTGCTGCGCCGCTCCGTGGAAAACGGTTGGGATCTGCGCAAACTCATGCCCGTCTCCCACTCCCTGGAAGAGATTTTCGTGCAATTGACCACCACCGAAGGCGATACCGCCCCGGTCAAGGAAGGAGCGTGA
- a CDS encoding DUF4340 domain-containing protein, translated as MKRLWSMNLVLLAIVLAGGYFLIWQDKQERAKKEQEEASRSLLSWPLSEVTGFRFRGEDRKTLQLAKKESAWQVVDPLQAKANAVAVDQLLNALKKPYDRLITRSAEQLADFGLDEKAIRVEVTDDKGRHEAIRVGGENTSGTSRYLLLEATGSVVLIAKQPLTPLLQKSDGLRDKSLLADLSMAGLQAIHLTRPSGELHLVHRDKEGWRMESPFQDATEESRLKGWLDMVLMASGTAFVPNTPPATVPYRLRLERPSAPAVEVVIWKEQDKVMAFRYGQPDALQMPSYFAEDMEKAPFDLLSLRVLSESKSLSHLKLEGADKSVEALRKSDGTWPDAAWASVEEALTRVAHKVETPGEIPSSAWKLQFQAGEESGSLTGWWDTDRIVLAPPGRPVHLALSPKQSTALQESLHHLIGLPAPPKEAPPAKTAETVKHPGIKE; from the coding sequence ATGAAGCGACTCTGGTCGATGAACCTGGTATTGCTGGCCATCGTGCTGGCAGGTGGCTATTTTCTGATCTGGCAGGACAAGCAGGAGAGAGCCAAGAAAGAGCAGGAGGAGGCCTCCCGTTCCTTGCTGAGTTGGCCCCTCTCCGAGGTGACCGGCTTCCGTTTCCGGGGAGAGGATCGCAAAACGCTGCAACTTGCCAAAAAGGAGAGTGCCTGGCAGGTGGTGGACCCCCTTCAGGCCAAGGCCAACGCCGTGGCGGTGGATCAACTGCTCAACGCCTTGAAAAAACCCTATGACCGGCTGATTACCCGATCCGCCGAGCAGTTGGCCGACTTCGGCCTGGACGAAAAGGCCATTCGGGTGGAGGTCACCGACGACAAGGGACGACACGAAGCCATCCGCGTGGGTGGGGAAAACACCTCCGGTACCAGTCGGTATCTGTTGCTGGAAGCCACCGGCAGCGTGGTCCTCATTGCCAAACAGCCGCTCACCCCTCTGCTACAGAAAAGCGACGGTCTGCGCGACAAATCCCTGCTTGCCGATCTCTCCATGGCGGGTCTGCAAGCCATACACCTGACCCGGCCCTCGGGGGAACTGCATCTGGTGCATCGGGACAAAGAGGGTTGGCGCATGGAGAGCCCCTTTCAGGACGCCACCGAAGAGTCCCGCCTCAAAGGCTGGCTCGACATGGTGCTGATGGCCTCCGGAACCGCCTTCGTGCCCAATACCCCCCCGGCAACCGTGCCCTACCGGCTGCGTCTGGAGCGCCCCTCCGCGCCGGCGGTCGAGGTGGTGATCTGGAAAGAGCAGGACAAGGTCATGGCCTTCCGTTACGGTCAGCCCGACGCCCTGCAAATGCCCTCCTACTTTGCCGAAGATATGGAGAAGGCCCCCTTCGATCTCCTCTCCCTGCGGGTGCTGTCGGAAAGCAAAAGCCTCAGCCACCTGAAACTGGAAGGCGCGGACAAGAGTGTCGAAGCCCTGCGCAAATCGGACGGCACCTGGCCGGACGCCGCCTGGGCTTCCGTCGAGGAGGCCCTGACCCGGGTGGCCCACAAGGTCGAAACACCGGGTGAAATCCCCTCCTCCGCCTGGAAACTGCAGTTCCAGGCCGGAGAGGAGAGCGGTTCACTGACCGGTTGGTGGGATACGGACCGGATCGTTCTGGCCCCTCCGGGTCGCCCGGTCCATCTGGCCCTCTCCCCCAAACAATCCACGGCGCTGCAGGAGAGCCTGCACCATTTAATCGGACTGCCCGCGCCTCCCAAGGAGGCCCCTCCCGCCAAAACGGCAGAAACGGTAAAGCACCCTGGCATCAAGGAATAA
- a CDS encoding GldG family protein, with protein MKMTSRIRFQFRAQLATTGLLAGIILALLAYASNRFAVRWDLTAAGLHTLSEQSVKAIAAFPEGLRAVVYVLEKGEMKPVIQDMLEKYRYHNPKLEFRFVDPDIDLAQAKADEITMDGTILLRHGNRREKLTEITEEALTNALIRLSKGESKSIRFLTGHGEHPFAQQERQGYGTVGKLLKGEGYQLDLLNLATEEQVPDGTNLVVVAGPRSPLFPIEVERLSKWLEKGGGLLVLHDPGNKSGLEEFFQLKGLRFQDGLVIDLNARVVGGQVNTPLATDYDKSHPITKDMNMVAILPEARGLTLDREKSLPGVEWTPLFFGAARGWLETGDIRSGSVEFNEGVDPKGPILLGAALKQDKSRIVVAGDSDFAADSYIDFSGNSTLFLNMVRWLAADESFIAIKPKAAQDGQLVLTQTGGFLLSWGLIVLLPLALFGTGWWVWFKRRRL; from the coding sequence ATGAAGATGACATCCCGTATCCGTTTCCAGTTTCGGGCCCAACTGGCAACCACCGGCCTTCTGGCCGGAATCATTCTGGCCCTGCTGGCCTATGCCTCCAACCGCTTTGCCGTGCGCTGGGATCTGACCGCCGCCGGTTTGCACACCCTTTCGGAGCAGTCGGTCAAGGCCATCGCCGCCTTCCCCGAGGGACTGCGCGCCGTGGTCTATGTTCTGGAAAAAGGCGAAATGAAGCCCGTCATTCAGGACATGCTGGAGAAATATCGCTACCACAACCCGAAGCTGGAGTTCCGCTTCGTGGATCCCGATATCGATCTGGCCCAGGCCAAAGCCGACGAAATCACCATGGACGGCACCATCCTGCTGCGCCATGGCAATCGGCGGGAGAAACTCACCGAAATCACCGAGGAGGCCTTGACCAACGCGCTGATCCGCCTTTCCAAGGGCGAATCCAAGTCGATCCGCTTTCTGACCGGCCACGGGGAACACCCCTTCGCCCAACAGGAGCGGCAGGGCTACGGTACCGTCGGCAAACTCCTCAAAGGCGAGGGCTATCAGCTCGATCTGTTGAATCTGGCTACCGAAGAGCAGGTGCCCGATGGCACCAATCTGGTGGTGGTGGCCGGTCCCCGCAGCCCCCTCTTCCCCATCGAGGTGGAACGCCTCTCCAAATGGCTGGAAAAGGGCGGCGGACTGCTGGTGCTGCACGATCCGGGCAACAAAAGCGGACTGGAGGAGTTCTTCCAGCTCAAGGGACTGCGTTTTCAGGACGGGCTGGTCATCGATCTCAATGCCCGGGTGGTGGGTGGGCAGGTGAACACCCCCCTGGCCACGGATTACGACAAGAGCCACCCCATTACCAAGGATATGAACATGGTGGCCATTCTGCCCGAAGCCCGGGGATTGACCCTCGATCGGGAGAAGAGCCTGCCCGGCGTGGAGTGGACCCCACTCTTCTTCGGCGCGGCTCGCGGCTGGCTGGAGACCGGGGACATCCGTTCCGGCAGCGTCGAGTTCAACGAAGGCGTCGATCCCAAAGGCCCCATTCTCCTGGGTGCGGCTCTGAAGCAGGACAAATCCCGCATTGTCGTGGCGGGCGACTCCGATTTCGCCGCCGACTCCTACATCGACTTTTCCGGCAACAGCACCCTCTTTCTCAACATGGTGCGCTGGCTGGCCGCCGACGAATCCTTCATCGCCATCAAACCCAAAGCCGCCCAGGACGGTCAGTTGGTGCTGACTCAAACCGGCGGTTTTCTGCTCTCCTGGGGGCTGATCGTGCTGTTGCCGCTGGCGCTGTTCGGCACGGGATGGTGGGTCTGGTTCAAACGGCGTCGACTGTAG
- a CDS encoding ABC transporter permease: MSDSPAFFRPIGILARREWFALFRSPLAWTLLGVTSAMAGFMFYSALSLFQAQKMQFQMYGSNANLSLTQLTVGPTFGNVAIILMLLIPLLTMRLVAEEKRRNTWEALVSSPLSPLQIVLGKYLGFLLFLAVLVGLLSLMPLTLFLYGNPDKGQVFTTLLGLFLLAGSFGAVGLAASCATENPVVAAILSFGTLLLLWILGWSGDSTPVGTLFNYLCVVPHFESFLKGVISSADLAYFLLLSSAGLLVARQRLLAQRYQN; encoded by the coding sequence ATGTCCGATTCTCCGGCTTTCTTTCGTCCCATCGGGATTCTGGCCCGCCGTGAGTGGTTCGCCCTGTTTCGCTCGCCCCTGGCCTGGACACTGCTGGGCGTGACCAGCGCCATGGCCGGTTTCATGTTCTATTCGGCCTTGAGCCTGTTTCAGGCGCAGAAGATGCAATTCCAGATGTACGGCTCCAACGCCAACCTCTCCCTGACCCAGTTGACCGTCGGTCCCACCTTCGGCAACGTGGCCATCATCCTGATGCTGCTCATTCCCCTGCTGACCATGCGCCTCGTCGCCGAGGAGAAGCGCCGCAACACCTGGGAAGCCCTGGTCTCCTCCCCTCTGAGCCCGCTGCAGATCGTCCTGGGCAAGTATCTGGGGTTTTTGCTGTTTCTGGCGGTACTGGTCGGTCTTCTGAGCCTGATGCCCCTGACCCTCTTCCTCTACGGCAATCCCGACAAGGGGCAGGTCTTCACCACACTGCTGGGCCTCTTTCTCCTGGCCGGCAGCTTCGGCGCCGTGGGTCTGGCCGCCTCCTGCGCTACGGAGAATCCCGTAGTGGCCGCGATCCTCTCCTTCGGTACCCTGTTGCTGTTGTGGATCCTCGGCTGGAGCGGCGACAGCACCCCCGTCGGCACTCTGTTCAACTATCTGTGTGTGGTACCCCACTTCGAAAGCTTTCTCAAAGGGGTCATTTCCAGCGCCGATCTGGCCTACTTTCTCCTTCTGTCCAGCGCAGGCCTGCTGGTGGCCCGTCAGCGGCTGCTGGCCCAACGCTATCAGAACTGA